One stretch of Anolis carolinensis isolate JA03-04 chromosome 3, rAnoCar3.1.pri, whole genome shotgun sequence DNA includes these proteins:
- the LOC103279843 gene encoding uncharacterized protein LOC103279843 isoform X1 translates to MVKKNTIPDGWRSVQPVGQPIPGTRFIAFKVPLKGAINQRLTPVQKFTPKDLIAAVKALNVELGLIIDLTYTRRYYEVKDMPKSLEYKKLFTVGLEVPDDATILQFKKWVRKFLWENAENEKLIGVHCTNGINRTGYLICRYLIDVEGWDPETAIQAFGEARGHHMDGNIYLTDLRTQPMRSNLGMNMWDADGDIVPPPNDMDGHIDKFPNEEYPRPAKRSRVYDDSHSDLPEQIRLREFDFINKGPGQRRKPYYDQQFQDDPAPQVEMRQRHFVDHHFYDEFQAEMQRNDSDFGTRGSGQRLRPCHDPQLCDDFPVSAPPEDINMGCGERQRHCPDNPPSSDILMDSQYKRSHGQRRKALYDPQTNDEYQSHMQFKNSTFHNKRPDQRMRPYHDCFPHDDIQTPVGDFEFVRRGRRQQIRPFLDHQHCNDLQREMPAEDFDDRDSESRCRPFHNSQAYDDYNEQVQFNDSLNRESEQRMRPFGDHSPHNNMPYEGYPERDRPYLSQEEFQETPLFHSDSGDKEDYHRNCRPDCSENYRRILSSDEIIRGGQTRFASYSSHPTHLMSSSQQEVNSAAVDCERGPQCEVTREMGQRKRLPVVTIDYNYGLPLNYTAEGEDRAHCDSHPREHYIWK, encoded by the exons ATGGCGGAGTGTACAACCAGTTGGACAACCTATACCAGGGACACGATTCATTGCTTTCAAAGTACCTTTGAAAGGG GCAATCAACCAAAGATTGACACCAGTTCAAAAGTTTACACCAAAAGATTTGATTGCTGCAGTGAAAGCTCTTAATGTGGAACTTGGCTTAATTATTGATTTAACATACACCAGAAGATACTATGAAGTTAAG GATATGCCCAAAAGTTTGGAGTATAAGAAACTGTTTACAGTTGGACTTGAAGTACCAGATGATGCCACTATTCTACAATTCAAAAAATGGGTCAGAAAATTCCTTTGGGAAAATGCAGAAAATG AAAAACTCATTGGAGTACACTGTACTAATGGAATTAATAGGACAGGTTACCTTATATGTAG ATACCTTATTGATGTTGAAGGCTGGGACCCAGAAACAGCGATTCAAG CTTTTGGAGAGGCTCGTGGCCACCATATGGATGGTAATATCTATCTTACAGACCTCAGAACTCAGCCAATGAGAAG CAATCTGGGAATGAACATGTGGGATGCTGATGGAGATATAGTGCCGCCACCAAATGATATGGATGGCCATATTGATAAATTTCCAAATGAAGAATATCCTAG GCCTGCAAAGAGATCAAGGGTTTATGATGATAGTCACAGTGACTTACCAGAACAGATCCGATTGAGAGAATTTGATTTTATTAATAAAGGGCCCGGACAACGGCGAAAGCCATACTATGATCAACAGTTTCAAGATGATCCAGCGCCTCAAGTAGAAATGAGACAAAGACATTTTGTAGACCACCATTTTTATGATGAATTCCAAGCAGAAATGCAAAGGAATGATTCAGATTTTGGCACCAGGGGATCAGGGCAGAGGCTCAGACCTTGCCATGACCCTCAACTTTGTGATGACTTTCCAGTAAGTGCTCCACCAGAAGATATTAATATGGGCTGTGGAGAGAGACAAAGACATTGTCCTGATAACCCTCCTTCCAGTGATATTCTCATGGATTCACAGTACAAAAGGAGCCATGGGCAAAGACGAAAAGCATTGTATGACCCCCAGACTAATGATGAATATCAGTCACATATGCAGTTTAAAAATTCAACATTCCACAACAAGAGACCTGACCAAAGAATGAGACCATATCATGACTGTTTTCCTCATGATGATATACAAACGCCAGTGGGAGACTTTGAGTTTGTTAGAAGGGGGCGTAGACAACAAATAAGACCATTCCTTGATCACCAACATTGCAATGATTTACAAAGAGAGATGCCAGCAGAAGATTTTGATGACAGAGATTCCGAATCAAGATGCAGGCCTTTTCACAACTCTCAGGCTTATGATGACTACAATGAACAAGTACAATTTAATGATTCTCTAAACAGGGAGAGTGAACAAAGGATGAGGCCTTTTGGTGATCATTCGCCCCATAATAACATGCCATATGAAGGATATCCAGAAAG AGATCGCCCTTATCTTTCTCAGGAAGAATTCCAAGAAACACCCTTATTTCACAGTGATAGTGGTGATAAGGAAGACTACCACAGAAATTGCAG GCCTGACTGCTCTGAGAATTACAGAAGAATCCTCTCTTCAGATGAAATTATAAGAGGAGGACAAACAAGATTTGCATCATATTCCTCACACCCAACACATCTCATGTCATCTTCCCAACAGGAAGTTAATTCAGCTGCGGTGGACTGTGAAAGGGGGCCTCAGTGTGAAGTCACAAGGGAGATGGGTCAAAGGAAAAGGTTACCTGTGGTAACAATTGATTATAATTATGGATTGCCTTTAAACTATACAGCTGAAGGGGAAGATAGAGCACATTGTGATTCACATCCAAGGGAGCACTATATTTGGAAATGA
- the LOC103279843 gene encoding uncharacterized protein LOC103279843 isoform X3, whose amino-acid sequence MVKKNTIPDGWRSVQPVGQPIPGTRFIAFKVPLKGDMPKSLEYKKLFTVGLEVPDDATILQFKKWVRKFLWENAENEKLIGVHCTNGINRTGYLICRYLIDVEGWDPETAIQAFGEARGHHMDGNIYLTDLRTQPMRSNLGMNMWDADGDIVPPPNDMDGHIDKFPNEEYPRPAKRSRVYDDSHSDLPEQIRLREFDFINKGPGQRRKPYYDQQFQDDPAPQVEMRQRHFVDHHFYDEFQAEMQRNDSDFGTRGSGQRLRPCHDPQLCDDFPVSAPPEDINMGCGERQRHCPDNPPSSDILMDSQYKRSHGQRRKALYDPQTNDEYQSHMQFKNSTFHNKRPDQRMRPYHDCFPHDDIQTPVGDFEFVRRGRRQQIRPFLDHQHCNDLQREMPAEDFDDRDSESRCRPFHNSQAYDDYNEQVQFNDSLNRESEQRMRPFGDHSPHNNMPYEGYPERDRPYLSQEEFQETPLFHSDSGDKEDYHRNCRPDCSENYRRILSSDEIIRGGQTRFASYSSHPTHLMSSSQQEVNSAAVDCERGPQCEVTREMGQRKRLPVVTIDYNYGLPLNYTAEGEDRAHCDSHPREHYIWK is encoded by the exons ATGGCGGAGTGTACAACCAGTTGGACAACCTATACCAGGGACACGATTCATTGCTTTCAAAGTACCTTTGAAAGGG GATATGCCCAAAAGTTTGGAGTATAAGAAACTGTTTACAGTTGGACTTGAAGTACCAGATGATGCCACTATTCTACAATTCAAAAAATGGGTCAGAAAATTCCTTTGGGAAAATGCAGAAAATG AAAAACTCATTGGAGTACACTGTACTAATGGAATTAATAGGACAGGTTACCTTATATGTAG ATACCTTATTGATGTTGAAGGCTGGGACCCAGAAACAGCGATTCAAG CTTTTGGAGAGGCTCGTGGCCACCATATGGATGGTAATATCTATCTTACAGACCTCAGAACTCAGCCAATGAGAAG CAATCTGGGAATGAACATGTGGGATGCTGATGGAGATATAGTGCCGCCACCAAATGATATGGATGGCCATATTGATAAATTTCCAAATGAAGAATATCCTAG GCCTGCAAAGAGATCAAGGGTTTATGATGATAGTCACAGTGACTTACCAGAACAGATCCGATTGAGAGAATTTGATTTTATTAATAAAGGGCCCGGACAACGGCGAAAGCCATACTATGATCAACAGTTTCAAGATGATCCAGCGCCTCAAGTAGAAATGAGACAAAGACATTTTGTAGACCACCATTTTTATGATGAATTCCAAGCAGAAATGCAAAGGAATGATTCAGATTTTGGCACCAGGGGATCAGGGCAGAGGCTCAGACCTTGCCATGACCCTCAACTTTGTGATGACTTTCCAGTAAGTGCTCCACCAGAAGATATTAATATGGGCTGTGGAGAGAGACAAAGACATTGTCCTGATAACCCTCCTTCCAGTGATATTCTCATGGATTCACAGTACAAAAGGAGCCATGGGCAAAGACGAAAAGCATTGTATGACCCCCAGACTAATGATGAATATCAGTCACATATGCAGTTTAAAAATTCAACATTCCACAACAAGAGACCTGACCAAAGAATGAGACCATATCATGACTGTTTTCCTCATGATGATATACAAACGCCAGTGGGAGACTTTGAGTTTGTTAGAAGGGGGCGTAGACAACAAATAAGACCATTCCTTGATCACCAACATTGCAATGATTTACAAAGAGAGATGCCAGCAGAAGATTTTGATGACAGAGATTCCGAATCAAGATGCAGGCCTTTTCACAACTCTCAGGCTTATGATGACTACAATGAACAAGTACAATTTAATGATTCTCTAAACAGGGAGAGTGAACAAAGGATGAGGCCTTTTGGTGATCATTCGCCCCATAATAACATGCCATATGAAGGATATCCAGAAAG AGATCGCCCTTATCTTTCTCAGGAAGAATTCCAAGAAACACCCTTATTTCACAGTGATAGTGGTGATAAGGAAGACTACCACAGAAATTGCAG GCCTGACTGCTCTGAGAATTACAGAAGAATCCTCTCTTCAGATGAAATTATAAGAGGAGGACAAACAAGATTTGCATCATATTCCTCACACCCAACACATCTCATGTCATCTTCCCAACAGGAAGTTAATTCAGCTGCGGTGGACTGTGAAAGGGGGCCTCAGTGTGAAGTCACAAGGGAGATGGGTCAAAGGAAAAGGTTACCTGTGGTAACAATTGATTATAATTATGGATTGCCTTTAAACTATACAGCTGAAGGGGAAGATAGAGCACATTGTGATTCACATCCAAGGGAGCACTATATTTGGAAATGA
- the LOC103279843 gene encoding uncharacterized protein LOC103279843 isoform X2 produces the protein MVKKNTIPDGWRSVQPVGQPIPGTRFIAFKVPLKGAINQRLTPVQKFTPKDLIAAVKALNVELGLIIDLTYTRRYYEVKDMPKSLEYKKLFTVGLEVPDDATILQFKKWVRKFLWENAENEKLIGVHCTNGINRTGYLICRYLIDVEGWDPETAIQAFGEARGHHMDGNIYLTDLRTQPMRSNLGMNMWDADGDIVPPPNDMDGHIDKFPNEEYPRPAKRSRVYDDSHSDLPEQIRLREFDFINKGPGQRRKPYYDQQFQDDPAPQVEMRQRHFVDHHFYDEFQAEMQRNDSDFGTRGSGQRLRPCHDPQLCDDFPVSAPPEDINMGCGERQRHCPDNPPSSDILMDSQYKRSHGQRRKALYDPQTNDEYQSHMQFKNSTFHNKRPDQRMRPYHDCFPHDDIQTPVGDFEFVRRGRRQQIRPFLDHQHCNDLQREMPAEDFDDRDSESRCRPFHNSQAYDDYNEQVQFNDSLNRESEQRMRPFGDHSPHNNMPYEGYPERPDCSENYRRILSSDEIIRGGQTRFASYSSHPTHLMSSSQQEVNSAAVDCERGPQCEVTREMGQRKRLPVVTIDYNYGLPLNYTAEGEDRAHCDSHPREHYIWK, from the exons ATGGCGGAGTGTACAACCAGTTGGACAACCTATACCAGGGACACGATTCATTGCTTTCAAAGTACCTTTGAAAGGG GCAATCAACCAAAGATTGACACCAGTTCAAAAGTTTACACCAAAAGATTTGATTGCTGCAGTGAAAGCTCTTAATGTGGAACTTGGCTTAATTATTGATTTAACATACACCAGAAGATACTATGAAGTTAAG GATATGCCCAAAAGTTTGGAGTATAAGAAACTGTTTACAGTTGGACTTGAAGTACCAGATGATGCCACTATTCTACAATTCAAAAAATGGGTCAGAAAATTCCTTTGGGAAAATGCAGAAAATG AAAAACTCATTGGAGTACACTGTACTAATGGAATTAATAGGACAGGTTACCTTATATGTAG ATACCTTATTGATGTTGAAGGCTGGGACCCAGAAACAGCGATTCAAG CTTTTGGAGAGGCTCGTGGCCACCATATGGATGGTAATATCTATCTTACAGACCTCAGAACTCAGCCAATGAGAAG CAATCTGGGAATGAACATGTGGGATGCTGATGGAGATATAGTGCCGCCACCAAATGATATGGATGGCCATATTGATAAATTTCCAAATGAAGAATATCCTAG GCCTGCAAAGAGATCAAGGGTTTATGATGATAGTCACAGTGACTTACCAGAACAGATCCGATTGAGAGAATTTGATTTTATTAATAAAGGGCCCGGACAACGGCGAAAGCCATACTATGATCAACAGTTTCAAGATGATCCAGCGCCTCAAGTAGAAATGAGACAAAGACATTTTGTAGACCACCATTTTTATGATGAATTCCAAGCAGAAATGCAAAGGAATGATTCAGATTTTGGCACCAGGGGATCAGGGCAGAGGCTCAGACCTTGCCATGACCCTCAACTTTGTGATGACTTTCCAGTAAGTGCTCCACCAGAAGATATTAATATGGGCTGTGGAGAGAGACAAAGACATTGTCCTGATAACCCTCCTTCCAGTGATATTCTCATGGATTCACAGTACAAAAGGAGCCATGGGCAAAGACGAAAAGCATTGTATGACCCCCAGACTAATGATGAATATCAGTCACATATGCAGTTTAAAAATTCAACATTCCACAACAAGAGACCTGACCAAAGAATGAGACCATATCATGACTGTTTTCCTCATGATGATATACAAACGCCAGTGGGAGACTTTGAGTTTGTTAGAAGGGGGCGTAGACAACAAATAAGACCATTCCTTGATCACCAACATTGCAATGATTTACAAAGAGAGATGCCAGCAGAAGATTTTGATGACAGAGATTCCGAATCAAGATGCAGGCCTTTTCACAACTCTCAGGCTTATGATGACTACAATGAACAAGTACAATTTAATGATTCTCTAAACAGGGAGAGTGAACAAAGGATGAGGCCTTTTGGTGATCATTCGCCCCATAATAACATGCCATATGAAGGATATCCAGAAAG GCCTGACTGCTCTGAGAATTACAGAAGAATCCTCTCTTCAGATGAAATTATAAGAGGAGGACAAACAAGATTTGCATCATATTCCTCACACCCAACACATCTCATGTCATCTTCCCAACAGGAAGTTAATTCAGCTGCGGTGGACTGTGAAAGGGGGCCTCAGTGTGAAGTCACAAGGGAGATGGGTCAAAGGAAAAGGTTACCTGTGGTAACAATTGATTATAATTATGGATTGCCTTTAAACTATACAGCTGAAGGGGAAGATAGAGCACATTGTGATTCACATCCAAGGGAGCACTATATTTGGAAATGA